From the genome of Bos javanicus breed banteng chromosome 23, ARS-OSU_banteng_1.0, whole genome shotgun sequence:
gtatttcttttcttcatgaaGAGGgagataattaattaaaatataatttttttaaatgccatggTGTTATGGCTGATTTACAAAGATAAGCTACCTGCTATATCAAcctaaagcaaaagaaatttaGACTTCTAAGGTCGTGTATCATTTTGCTTTAAATTATGGATtgactttttatatgttttttttgcTCAAATTGTAACTCcaagttcaaaaatattttctgaatctaATTAATGGCTTTTATTATTGGCTACGtgataaaataaaactgaatcaaGTTGCATTATTTTTGaacaattttaaagtctttaaatgTGATATGTAATTATGTATGGAAAACATAAATGTATTACCATTACTTAAGTTTATTCTTTTGAAATGTTAGACTGCTTAATAATTTTGTCATTAAAAACTGCTCTATGTATTTCTCCTTGTAAGAATGTTAGCATAAATTTCTAGTTATATAATCttgacataaagaagaaaatgctaaACATGACTGTCAATTTGAttaatcacaaaaagaaaataaaaacacatgcaGCCATTTGCCAGATATGAAACTTGAACATTACGCACTCTCCAAGGCCCCCTCATCCTATTCCATTCATTAATTTTCTTACCCACGTATAATCACTACCCAGATGTctaaaaacagtttattttacGTGTTTACAAACTTTGAATAGATTTAATAGTGCCGTATATAATCTTTTCATTTCACttgtttgtgagattcatccagAACATTGCATGTTGCAGtattttgctttcattgttgTATAGTATTCTATATTATGAATATAGCACAATTTATTGATTATTTAGCTACTAAATATTTGATCATTTCTATTTGGTTTTATTATCAGTACTGcttgtatgaatttttttttttcactcacaattattttatttttttacatttttttttaattttaattttatttttaaactttacataattgtattagttttgccaaatatcaaaatgaatccatcacaggtatacatgtgctccccatcctgaaccctcctccctcctccctccccataccatccctctgggtcgtcccagtgcactagccccaagcatccagtataaaaaattttattttatttaactttacaatattgtattggttttgccatatatcaaaatgaatccgccacaggtatacctgtgttcccatTCCtcaatcctcctccctcctccctccccataccatccctctgggtcatcccagtgcaccaggcccaagcatccagtatcgtgcatcgaacctggactggtgactcgtttcatatatgatattatacatgtttcaatgccattctcccaaatcatcccaccctctccctctcccacagagtccataagactgatctatacatcagtgtctcttttgctgtctcgtacacagggttattgttaccatctttctaaattccatatatatgcgttagtatactgtattggtgtttttctttctggcttacttcactctgtataataggctccagtttcatccacttcattagaactgattcaaatgtattctttttaatggctgagtaatattccattgtgtatatgtaccactgctttcttatccattcatctgctgatggacatctaggttgcttccatgtcctggctattataaacagtgctgcgatgaacattgggatacatgtgtctctttcccttctggtttcctcagtgtgtatgcccagcagtgggattgctggatcataaggcagttctatttccagttttttgaaggaatctccacactgttctccatagtggctgtactagtttgcattcccaccaacagtgtaagttttcttttctccacacccttttctccacaccctctccagcatttattacttgtagacttttggatcgaagccattctgactggcgtgaaatggtacctcataatggttttgatttgcatttctctgataatgagtgatgttgagcatcttttcatgtgtttgttagctatctgtatgtcttctttggagaaatgtctatttagttctttggcccattttttgattgggtcatttatttttctggagttgagctgtaggagttgcttgtatatttttgagattagttgtttgtcagttgtttcatttgctattattttctcccattctgaaggctgtcttttcaccttgcttatagtttcctttgttgtgcagaagcttttaagtttaattaggttccatttgtttatttttgcttttatttccaatattctgggaggtgggtgatagaggatcctgctgtgatgtatgtcagagagtgttttgcctatgttctcctctaggacttttatagtttctggtcttacatttagatctttaatccattttgagtttatttttgtgtatggtgttagaaagtgctctagtttcatcttttaatttaaatattttgatgagTGTATCTAGTAATGAATTTCTAAGTAGTATGGAATGCATATGCTAAGCTTCAGTAGGTGCACTGCCTAACAGTTTTCAGGTGGAGGAACCATTGTAGACTCCCACCAGCCATGTATGAGAATTCCTTCTGCTCACATTTTTAATAACACTTGGAAGTATTAGTCTGTCTTAGTTTAGGTATTCTGGGAATCTTATAGTAGTATTAAATTGTGAGTTTAACTTGCATTTCCATGATGGCTAAAGtagttgaacatcttttttgtatgtcGACTAGTCATTTAAGAATCAAATTTTATGAAGCACCTATTCAAGATTTTAGGACATTTTTATGTTAGATtatctgctttttcttcttctagatttgtagatatatttattttctggtcTAACTTTTGCTGTAGTAAGTTTTATAAACATATTATCCTGCACTATGGTTTGACATTTCACTTTCTTAATACTATCTTGTGTTTAAAAAAGTTGCTAATGAAATCTGATTTGCCAATGACTTCCTTAAATTAGTGCTATTtatgcattatttaaaaaaaaaaacttttctttccaACCCCCAAATCATAAACATATTCATCAGTGTTATTTTCCAGATGGTTTGATGTTTGCTATTCACATTTATAGTCTCTAAAATCTATGTTTATattctctaaaataatttttgtgaggcaaatgtcaatgtttattttttatgaatatcCAATTGACaaagaactatttaaaaatcactgttttctctcttctcttcaggATCAAGTTTGTTATAAATCTAGTGTCTAAAATCATGTGGGTCTCTTTCTGGATTCTCCATTgtgtttaattattttccttgTCTATTCTTGTGCCCATAagacatttattattaataataaatcttCATAATAATAAATCAAGATTCCCAAGTCTTCCCCCCTTTGTTCAAAGGGGAAAATtatagatctctctctctctcatgaacATAATGGAAAATTCTAAGCAAATTATTAGCATttgaatctaaaatatattaaaaggagaATAAATTATGACCAAGAGGATTTTACTCCAAGAATTTAAAGTTGCATTAATGTTGAAAGGTCAATCAATGGAATATACTGTATtaataaaaaagggggaaaaaaaataggatcatttcaataggtgcagaaaagtcctttgataaaattcaacatccattcatgataacaTAAAAACATAATAACATTTGGCATACTAGCATTAGAGGGTAACATTATTAATATGATAAAGTGTAGCTATAAATGTCTTACAAGAGAAAATCACTACTTATGCCTAACAATAGCTAGCAAAATTTTGAAGAACCAATGAATGTTGGTTTAAatggaattaaattttaaattagtttaaatGGAATTAAACTATGTCCAAAGTCATAGTTAACATATGTGACCAAGAGGCAGAGCCCAAAACTACTGGACCATGCATGcaaagatatttgaaatatttaacatCTTGTACCTCTCACATGCATAtatcaaatataaatacatattgggaaaacaaggaaatttatatttttatagtattaAAATATGTGAGGCTTTGAACAGAGGAGGAAGAATAAATTATATAGGTAAAACTTAAAAGATGCTAGCTCTAGAAaggccacagactgggagaaaatctttgcaaaaaaaatcacataaagaaCTGCTATGTAAAATACACAAGGATatattaaaactcaacaataattaaacatttcaatttaaaaaatgggccaaagagttTGACATCTCATCAGAGAAGATACACGGATGGcaagtaagcatatgaaaagatactccacatcaggtcatcagggaaatgcaaattaaaacaatgggaTACCACTATACACCTAAAAGCACTGCCAAGATTCAGAACACTGACAACACTGAATGCTGGTGAGTGCTGGTGAGCATGTAGAGCACCAGAAATTCTCATTCATTGTTGATGGGATTGAAAAATGGTACACccactttggaagatagtttggtggtttcttacaaaactagaGGGCTTACCCTGTGACCTAGCAATTATACTCCTGATATTTATGCAAAGGGGTTGAAAACCTATGTTCATACAAAAccctgcacatggatgtttacaGTAGTTCCACTTATAAAcgtcaaaacttggaagcaaccaagataccCTTcagtaagtgaataaataaatgaactgtgATACTTCCAGGCAATGGAATCTTATTCAATGCTAAAAAGTAATGAACTATCAAGCATTAAAAAGCCATagaagaaacttaaatgcatatcacTAAGTGAAAGAGGCCAGTCTTAAAAGGTTACAGTTTATAATGATTCCAACTGTATGATATgttgaaaaggcaaaactatggagatcaAAAAAGATTAGTGTTTGCCAGGTGTTAGGGTGGAAGGaaggatgaataggcagagcacagaggatttttaggacagtgaaaataTCCTGTATGATACTTCAATGGTGGACATATgtcattaaaaatgtattcaaactcatagaatgtacaacaccaagaatgaaccctaatgtaaagcATGGACTTTGAGAGATAATCATGTATCAGTATAGGTTCATTAGTTAAAACGGATTAGCATTCTGGTGTGGGATGTTGATTGTGAGGCTTTGTTTGTGTTGTGGGGTAGTAAGGGGGTGGCGagaggtggtgggagggaggtggggcagaTATATTGAATATCTCTGAACCTTTTTTTTACACTTGTTCTaaagttaagtgaaagtgaaagttgctcagttgtgtcagactctttgcgaccccaaggacttatacagtccatggaattctccaggccagaatgctcgagtgggtagcatttcccttctccaggggatcttcccaacccagaaattgaacccaggtctcccacattgcaggctgattctttagcagctgaacCATAAGGGAAGCCTTTGTAGCTAAAACTACTCTTAAAAAAATACTCTGAGAAAAAAAGATGATGGGCATTTTATAACATCTTCAAGCAACTCACTTCCATACTCTTTAGGAGAAATAAACTATATATCCACTGCTGAAACATATCTGGAAAGGACAAAGATTGCATTACAATCTTTGAGAGTGGATGCTCTTTTGTACTTTGTGCTAAATACACTCAGTCTGTTTTTTTCTCCTATGTTCCCAATGTGAACATCATAATTGCATAAGAAGGTAAGAAAAGATGTGATTAATATATAGTGGCATATATCCATGTAGGAACTTCTTTCAGATATTTGGGCTATTTTCAGAGTACATGCAAGAGGCTCTCGACTGTTTCAAGCCCAGACACTGTTGCTGAGAAGTAGGCTTTTCAtccaggcttccttggtagctcagctggtaaaaattcctgggttgggaagatcccctggagaagggataggctacccactctagtattcttgggctttcctggtggctcagatgataaagaattcacccacAATGTGGGAAACGTGGATTcagtccgtgggttgggaagatcccctggaggagggcgtggtaacCCAACACagcattttgcctggagaatccccatgaacagaggagcctggcgggtacatagggtcacagagttgcacaggactgaatgactaagcacagtacagcacaggCTTTTACATCCGTAGTCATTACATAAAAACATAGAATTTGTAAAACATGGGTTTAGGGAAATACAACCTGTGTAAGGACGCTATATGATTTCCTGCATTCCAACTTGAAGAAAAAATGGTTTTTCCATTTGGCTTTCTGCGAATAGCTATTACAATGCTGATAAAGAGGATTGAGCaccaagaataaaatatatactgtttGGGCAACAAGATGTTTTTAGATAAAACACCATTACTGAAAGACGTACATGTTCcccatatgttcagttcagttcaatttctcaattgtgtccgactctttgcaaccccatggactgcagcacgtcaggcttttctgtccatcaccaactcccagagcctactcaaactcaagtccattgagtcagtgatgccatccaaccatctcatcctctgttgtcctcttctcctcctgccttcaatcatcagggtcttttctaatgagtcagttgcatcaggtggccaaagtacttgagtttcagtttcagcatcagtccttccaatgaataatcaggactgatttccttcaggatggactggttggatcttcttgcagtccaagggactcacaagactcttctccaacaccacagttcaaaagcatcaattcttcagcactcagctttctttatagtccagctctcacatccatacatgactactggaaaaaccaaagctttgactagatggacctttgttggcaaagtaatgtctctgcttttgaatatgttgtctaggttggtcataactttccttccaaggagtaagtatcttaatttcatggctgcagtcaccatctgtagtgattttggagccccccaaaataaagtctgtcactgtttccattgttttcccatctatttgccatgatataatgtaatgatcttcattttctgaatgttgagctttaagccaggtttttcactctccttttcactttcatcaagaagctctttagttcctctccactttttgccataagtgtggtgtcatctgcatatctgaggatattgatatctCCTGGcgttcttgattccagcttgtacttcatccagtccagcatttctcatgatgtacactctgcttataagttaaataagcagggagacaatatacagccttgacatactcttttcccaatttgaaaccagtctgttgtttcatgtccagttttaactgttgctttttgacttgcatatagatttctcaagaggcaggtcaggtggtctggtattcccatctcttgaagaattttctacagtttttttgtgatccacacagtcaaaggctttggcatagtcaataaagcagaagtatatgtttttttggtactctcttgctttttcaatggtccaacagatgttggcaatttgatctctggttcctctgccttttctaaatccagcttgaacatctggaagctcacaattcacgtactgttgaagcctggcttggagaattttgagcattactttgctagtgtgtgagataagtgccaTGATTAAAAACTTCTGTAGAATGGCATGCAGAGTTGTAAAAATATTCTGTAAGAGGTTGCTAGCAGGAAAGGATAAGTGAACAAACAGTCAGAGGCACAGAGCTTTCTACAGGTACGCCCCTTTTCTTCAGAACAGTGTAGAGAACCACAGCATGTACTTGGCTCCTGGATGAGCTTCCATTCTTGTTTGATttaaattatattacatatacaaCAGGTACACTGACAGCATTTTGAAGAAAgtatatgaaaagaagaaatgaactgCCCTCTTGATGGTCTATAGGTGCATTCCACCAATTTTGTAGAATAATTTAGTCATTTCAAGTAGTcatctttctactttttaaagaagTCTCAAGATCACTTCCTTAATTGCCAGTTTTAGTATTCTATGTATAAGAAATCATATTTGGATATTAGTTTTTAaacttcattagaaaagacagcgtaaaaatgaaatattgaattAAAACCTATAAATGCTAATTATCCACTTTTCAAGCTGCTTCATTATTTCATGAGGAGAATAATCAATATTTGACTTTCTATGAAATACTAGGGTGATAATAGTAACAATAAGCCACTGTTATTTGGGAGTGATAGGAATAATGAAACTTGGTAAAGACATTCTGGGAGTGTGGTGTTTGAATTACAAGGggtgttggcttaaagctcaacattcagaaaactaaggttatgacatccagtcccatcacttcatgggaaatagatggggaaacagtggaaacagtgtcagactttatttttgggggctccaaaatcactgcagatggtgactgcagccatgaaattaaaagacgcttactccttggaaggaaagttatgaccaacctagatagcatattaaaaagcagagacattactttgccaacaaaggtccatctagtcgaggctatggtttttcctgtggtcatgtatggatgtgagagttggactgtgaagaaggctgagtgccgaagaattgatgcttttgaactgtggtgttggaaaagactcttgagagtcccttggactgcaaggagatccaaccagtccattctgaaggagatcagccctgggatttctttgcagggaatgatgctaaagctgaaactccagtagtttggccacctcatgcgaagagttgactcattgggaaagactctgatgctgggagggattgggagcaggaggagaaggggatgacagaggatgagatggctggatggcatcactgactcgatggacatgagtctgagtgaactccgggagttggtgatggacagggaggcctggcgtgctgcaattcatggggtcgcgaagagtcggacacaactgagcgactgaactgaactgaactgaacattctccTAAGCCATGTTCCACCCTTGCTCCAGTTCTCTCCCTAGAAGCTTCTTTACTGCTTCTTTTACATCCTTATTCCTCAAGGTGTAGATGAGGGGGTTGAGCATTGGAGTTACGAGTCCATAGAAAAGTGCAAGAAGCTTGCCCTTCAACTTGGCAGAATTGTTCTTGGGTGCCATATATGCATAACCACTAATGGCTGAGCCATAGAACATAACGACCACAAGCAGATGAGACCCACATGTGTTGAAGGCCTTCTTTCGACCCTCAGAAGattggattcttaccactgaccTAACAATGTTGATGTAAGAGAACAGGATTAATCCCACTGGGATAACTTTTATGACCACCACAGCAGCATACATCTCCACTTCATTGATCCATGTATCAACACATGATAATTGAAGCATGGCAGGTACTTCACAGAAGAAATTCTCCACCTGATATTGACCACACCGAGGTAACAGGAAAGTCAACACTGTTTGCACCAGAGAGTTGCTGAAACCTGTTACCCAAGCCACCGCTGCCAGTTGTTGGCATAGCCGAGAATGCATGATAACTGAGTAATGCAGAGGCTGGCAGATAGCTACATAACGATCAAAGGCCATTACTGAGAGAAGGACACATTCAGTGGATCCTAAGCCAAGGAAGATGAATAGTTGAGCTATGCAGCCTCCGTAGCTGatatttctctggtggctctgtaTGTTGACCAGCATCTGGGGGACAGTGGAGGTAGTATAGCAAAGGTCCAAAAAAGAGAGATTAGCCAGAAAGAAATACATTGGGGTGTGAAGTCTAGGATCAAGGCGCGACAAGATAATGATGGCTGAATTCCCAAGTAGAGTCATTATGTAGAAAATGGAGATGGCCACAAAAACAACCATTTCTAGTTTGGGCCATTCAGAGAAGCCCACCAGAACAAAGCCCTTAGAGTGATGAAGAGTGTTATTGAATCTTCTCATTGCTCTGACTATACTTGCTGGAAACACCACAGGCAGATTTTGGAGCTTGATTAGCCTTTGCTTAGAACTTAATGCTGGTTCATGAACCTACATGTAATAGAGGAACTGGGTAGGGGATGctgaaacaaataaaatcattaatGTATTTCTTTCTATTACCTAGGCTAGAAGAATGAGAGTTAACgataatatatctatattttaacaACCATATTTTAAGCCATGACTTTTGTTTGGTAAGCACATAGCTAACTAAGTAGAGGTATTACAAAAGTAAATATTGTAAAGATGTATTACACAATATTCATTGCAAAAAGAAAGTGTTGATCCGTTAAGATGGAGAGACACTGAGACTTCATTGGCACTTCATTAAATCTCTAAttcactaaatatatttttaactcatttttttttcaattcagttcactttCTTGCTGATCTTAATGCATTTATATTATAGCAGATGAAATTTACCATCTTTGATAGGCACTGTCAGTTAAAGAATATAAATCCTCCTTTTTAATTACTGTATGTCTCCTTTCTGCTTATTGTAATTAAGTTAACACAGATAAAATTCTAAGGACCAAAGACAATCCCTTATAGAATTAATTTATTATCACATTTAGCCAAGAAATGGTTAGTAGAAGTTAACATAAGTAGGACtaaaattttcacttattttacttATGTTGAACACATTTCTACCAAgtagtatatatttatatcaaaaaagttttgatatatatatgtctatatatatatatatttatattttaaaagtttgtgttTTCCGTGGATGT
Proteins encoded in this window:
- the LOC133235994 gene encoding putative olfactory receptor 2B8 → MRRFNNTLHHSKGFVLVGFSEWPKLEMVVFVAISIFYIMTLLGNSAIIILSRLDPRLHTPMYFFLANLSFLDLCYTTSTVPQMLVNIQSHQRNISYGGCIAQLFIFLGLGSTECVLLSVMAFDRYVAICQPLHYSVIMHSRLCQQLAAVAWVTGFSNSLVQTVLTFLLPRCGQYQVENFFCEVPAMLQLSCVDTWINEVEMYAAVVVIKVIPVGLILFSYINIVRSVVRIQSSEGRKKAFNTCGSHLLVVVMFYGSAISGYAYMAPKNNSAKLKGKLLALFYGLVTPMLNPLIYTLRNKDVKEAVKKLLGRELEQGWNMA